The segment GGTTTGTGTATTTAAGCCTTCGGTTCTGGCTCATAGCATGAATCTATGCAAGTACAGCAGTGAGAGGCTAAGGCAATGATCAAAGACAAGAAGCCCTGGTTGATCACCAGGTTTTCCGAAGTCTTAGAGAAGCACTGGCTCAAGCGGCTGATCAGTCATATGGGCAGATCGACATCCTGATATTCATTGGACAGATTTGCAGCTAACGGACAAAAAGTCCTTCATACCTTCCTCTTCATCAATCACTTTTCCATAAATTTTTTGAAGGAGCACCAATGAAGACATGGTTCATTACGGGTACATCACGCGGATTTGGTCGCGAATGGACTCAGGCGGCACTAGAGCGCGGTGATCGAGTGGCGGCAACGGCGCGTAATCCTGACCGCCTCAATGACTTGGTGGAACAATTTAGCGATCAGATCTTGCCTCTGCGTCTGGATGTCAGCGATCGAGCAGCGGCCTTGGCAGCGGTGCAGGCAGCACATAAGCATTTTGGGCAGCTTGATGTGATTGTTAATAATGCAGGCTATGGCTTGTTTGGAGCGATCGAAGAAGTCAGCGAGGCTGAAGCAAGAGCGCAGATCGAAACCAATCTGTTTGGGGCACTGTGGGTTACACAAGCGGCATTGCCCTACCTGCGATCGCAAGGCAGTGGACACATCCTCCAAGTTTCCAGTCTAGGAGGGATTGGTGCATTTCCAATGCTCGGGCTGTACAACGCCTCTAAATGGGGACTCGAAGGATTCAGCGAAGCACTCAGTCAGGAAGTCGCATCCTTCGGCGTCAAAGTCACGATTATCGAGCCGGGTGGGTTCAGCACAGATTGGTCTGGTAGCTCGGCGGTACACGCCGCGCAGATCGCGGATTATGACAGCTTGCGGAACGCACGGGCAACTCGAAATGCAGGTGTGAAGATTAGCGATCCCACCGCATCCAGTGCGGCAATCCTCAAGCTCGTCGATGCCGAAAACCCACCGTTGCGCCTGCTCCTCGGTACGTTTGCAACCCAGGCTGCCCCGCAAATATATGAGCAGCGATTGAAAGTCTGGACAGAATGGCAAGATGTGGCGCGTGCGGTTGACGGCGACTGATGTTTCTGAATTTTTGCGCTGGCCTGTATGCACGAGATCAGCAGCAAAGATTAGACAGAAAAAGACGCGCTCATGAAATTAACGAGAACCCAAACTGAGGCTAAAAGTGTGGTGAATGAAATGGGTCATCGAGTCTGCGATCCTTCGGAGCTTAGCGAAGCCGATCGCAGACATAGACAGGTTCACTGGAGAAAAGGCATCAACAGAATCATGATGCCTTTTCTTGCACCCTAGTTGTACTTCTGGTTGCGTTCTTGCCTGTTGTTGCCACTGCACAAACTCAACCCAAAAATCAGAGCCACCTTGAAAGAGGCAGCGAAATTATGAATTACGCCCAAACTCAACCCGAAGACCAGAGCCGCCGTGAGCGAGGCAACGAAGTCATCGATAAACTGTCAGGTAGGGCAGGGCAA is part of the Leptolyngbya sp. FACHB-261 genome and harbors:
- a CDS encoding SDR family oxidoreductase gives rise to the protein MKTWFITGTSRGFGREWTQAALERGDRVAATARNPDRLNDLVEQFSDQILPLRLDVSDRAAALAAVQAAHKHFGQLDVIVNNAGYGLFGAIEEVSEAEARAQIETNLFGALWVTQAALPYLRSQGSGHILQVSSLGGIGAFPMLGLYNASKWGLEGFSEALSQEVASFGVKVTIIEPGGFSTDWSGSSAVHAAQIADYDSLRNARATRNAGVKISDPTASSAAILKLVDAENPPLRLLLGTFATQAAPQIYEQRLKVWTEWQDVARAVDGD